The following proteins are co-located in the Gigantopelta aegis isolate Gae_Host chromosome 5, Gae_host_genome, whole genome shotgun sequence genome:
- the LOC121373783 gene encoding uncharacterized protein LOC121373783: MKIVLILAVLCVLTVPVYSEAKCRKSMAIKCKGISITMTATLAYRNLKVLSRGYMDVKLCRQMVPYISCIKYGCVKVDVKTANQITSFMGACVLREQENKCSKRTECIKAVQVVNKFPVILPNPVGALKLCSAIKQVIECFTEGCQVDKLIERGRLYMTYSYCAKGKIAMAASYSTSVTASSLLMLITVMTLIFQ; the protein is encoded by the exons ttCTGACAGTTCCTGTGTATTCTGAAGCAAAATGTAGAAAAAGCATGGCGATCAAGTGTAAGGGAATATCAATAACCATGACAGCAACACTAGCGTACCGTAATCTGAAAGTTTTATCAAGAGGTTATATGGATGTCAAGCTGTGCCG gCAAATGGTACCTTATATCTCGTGCATCAAGTATGGTTGTGTTAAAGTTGATGTTAAAACAGCGAATCAAATTACGTCCTTTATGGGTGCCTGTG tCTTGAGAGAACAAGAAAACAAGTGCAGTAAGAGAACCGAGTGTATTAAGGCGGTTCAAGTTGTCAACAAGTTCCCCGTTATATTACCCAATCCTGTAGGGGCACTCAAATTATGCAg TGCCATAAAACAGGTGATTGAATGTTTCACAGAAGGATGTCAAGTGGATAAGCTTATCGAGCGTGGAAGGTTATACATGACGTATTCATATTGTG CTAAAGGTAAAATTGCTATGGCTGCCTCATATTCGACTAGCGTCACTGCGTCTAGTCTGTTGATGCTCATTACTGTCATGACCTTGATCTTCCAGTAG